Within the Montipora foliosa isolate CH-2021 chromosome 11, ASM3666993v2, whole genome shotgun sequence genome, the region TGGCCTCCAGCCGCAATTGTCGTGGCATTAGAGCGTCATTTgtaggagacaacacatttaaaatcttaagtataaactggtgtttggaagtcccgaggcgattctcaacgaccatcgacacatttttcgtcgaatggaacaaaaaaattaaaaatgcacgtgtattcatcgacgagagtcattgcatcgctaaatgatcagcttaagtttcactaagatgtatcttttaatcccggCTAGTACGTTTTCTACACCTGAAgcctacctgatctttcatgagtgaaatcaattgactttcttgacgattcgaaaCTTTCCTttacttgctaatctttcgaattagtgtttctatcagcacaaatcacggcacaagtgttggtccaaaaaatgacactggagatctcctttccaagcggcgactcgagattgaaaataagctttcgttttatttcatctttgtttctgatacctttagcacaaagtcaacaaatttccaCTTTCGATTTCGTAGAAGCAAACATgactgttttcgtcggattgcgccatcaagtGCAGGACTTGCGAACGACGTCATTCGCTTTTTGGcgcgagacaagtcgacctctcgcgacttcgtcgctcgctcatttacttcgcgtacgaaaaatcacaaTTTGCTCgctaaaacattttctcctgggattatcgtgaggtcgacttgtggcaagtctataCCCTTCCCGACTTCCATAATCTCTCTACTATCCCCTTCTCTCTCCTTTCAACTATCCAAACCCTTCTCCTTCACTTCCCCTTTCACTTTCAACCTCTCCGCTGTCTACCCCTCCCCTCTCCCAGTCCATCCCATGCATCTGTCTCTCCTCCCTCTCTCCTTTCCACACTCTGCCCATCCCCTCCCCTCCTTTCTCCCTTTAATCCATCCTTCGCTATCCGTTCCCTCTCTTTATACTTTCTTCCTTGCGCCACACTCTCCGTACCCATTCCTTTTTATACTTCCCCGCAACCGTCATTTCATGGCCATCCATGCACCTCTTGGCTTAGATGGACTTTTCACATACCCTTCTACAATTGCTGTAGAAAAGCATGCGAAGCTATAGTAGCTGCTGTAATGTTCCGATCTGCAGCAGAAGACGTATTACGTGAAATCGTCAAACGTTGCCCATtcagttcattaaaaaaatgacACTCACCAAATTCACTTGTTTGATTGTCGAATGGCATTGACTCATTTAAGCAGGCAGCAGCGACAACATTTTCGCAAAGATCTGAAGTCATCATTGCATTTTCTTGTCGTTCTATGTCAGGTTCGTCCTTATCAGAAGATCTGATTAAGGTATCCATCATATTACGCATAAATGAAACCCAtttctgaagaaaaataatGTTACGGCATTCGtgttcattgttttctgaactaATTCTGAGAGCTGTTGTAATAGCTGCATTCTTACGATGAGTACAGTACAGAAGTTTAGCAAAGGGACGATCAAAAATGATGTAAAGTGAAATGTGAATGGTCGAACAAAGACGCCAATGAGAGATCGTATGTTCACTGTCCACCAACTTGGCGGCGAAGACCTAACGTGAAAACTATCTGGGGCCGGTTGtttgaagcatggttagcgctaacccgcgttaaataccatggaaacctataggttctgctacctcttaaccaacggttagcgctaaccaggcttcgagcaaccggcccctggaCAACAGTCAAAAAGTCTTAAACTTTGTTTTATACAAACATGTTAAAATGGTCACACAACAGTGACGATGGCTGAGATTATATTAAGTCGTGCAGggagtgcggcccagtggttagggtccTAGTCTTGGGATCAGGAGATCCCGTCCTTAAGACCCgtaagacccgttctgaccactcgttgaatttgttccttgtagtccctggttcaactacacttgtaaataaccaaatGGTTGGCCTGCGGCCAGTTGGGATCcttaacagttgctgttgttCTTTTCGGTCATTTCATTTATCATGTCTCAATGGtgctgaaaagcccctatgggggacttggtatgtattgtattgtcgcGTTTTCGTTGGTGTCGCATTCTACAAGAATCTGCTGTGTAAAGCAACCAAGTCTCAACTGAGTTCTTTGGAAAACGTCAACACACTACGgcaaattttagttttcttcCCAAAATCCATTTCGTGTTTTtatggttttcatctgacgtcacagaGGCCACGATGGTGTACAATGgtttttggaaatttgactctattgttttgcaaaatttgttgggccattttctattgttttgttcaccaacatggccgtgtCATCACGTGGATTTAGACCTAGAATAACTGGGTTTGTTTGTAAAAGATGAACGATCAATGAAATGATCACGAATAAGTTTGTTAAACGTGAACTTGGCATCGCAGAATGATTCAGAAATGCTTACCACCGAAGTGAATCTATTTAATTAACACCTATAGCTATTACCTTTCTCGTGATTGTATTTCCTTCGAGCATGTTGCAAAACTTCGAGACAAGTacctaataaaaaaaaagccgTTTCGCTAGTTCAATACAAAGGCTACCCTACTTTGCAGTTGTTCATACCCGCCAGAGGTCATGTTAAGATTTCAGCTGGGGATTCGTATGGTCCGCCGTGCATTGCTCGCCGCTTCGCTTATAGCCCCTTTCTTGGCGTTTTGTGGCT harbors:
- the LOC137977394 gene encoding uncharacterized protein produces the protein MLEGNTITRKKWVSFMRNMMDTLIRSSDKDEPDIERQENAMMTSDLCENVVAAACLNESMPFDNQTSEFDLNVTRIFREEMFGFEFNGGDWITISVDDTNETNGRLTPI